The Calditrichota bacterium genome segment TTGGCGTGGCAGCCGGAATGGCAGCCGCTCAAAAAAATCAAAGCGTCATCGCCATCACCGGGGATACCAGTTTTTACCACACGGGCATTCAGCACATAATCAATGCAACATTTAACCAATCCAATTTGTTTGTGCTCGTCATGGACAATGCCGTTTCCGCACAGACAGGGTTTCAACCCAATCCGGGCTCGGGTCGGGATGCCAGAGGAAACGAAGTAAAAAAAATTGAAAAAGATGATCTCTTATTTGCCGCAAAAGCGGATTTTTTTCGTGTCGTGAACCCGGATGATTCCGATGCACTGCAAACAGCTTTCCAGGAAGGACTTTCAACAACAGGTCTGCGCGTGGTGGTGGTTCAACAGCCGTGCGCTTTATTTGAATCCTGACCCGCTGCGGGTGGATTCAGGACCGTCTGACCGGTTCTCCCATCTTCTGCGCTTTTTCAGAGATGCCGGAGAATAAGATCCCAAGGAAGCCAAATGGAATCAACTAAAAAGCTCTTGCTGGTCACCCGCTCCTCTGAGGAGCTGGAAGAGCTTCAATCTGATTTGACACAGGTCGGTTACAACGTCTTGAGAGCATCTGATACCCCCAGTGTGCTTCGTATGATTGAACACCATTCTTTTGATTTGATTATCTCACAGCTGCAGCTTTCATCCGAAAATGCCATTGATCTTTGCTGGTACATCCGCACTGTTTCCAAACAGCCTCTGATTCCCTTTGTCATTTTATCACAAACGGCCGACAAGGAAATTGAATTAAATGCCTACCGGGCGGGTGTGGACATTTTTCTGACCCCGCCCATTTCCTTTCGTACACTTTTTATTCGCATGGAGGCTTTTTTGATCCGCTCCAAAAAAATGCAGCGTTATTTTTCAAGAAACTCCAACGGCCTCTTCGGCCTTTTGCGGAGTATCCGTTTGATCGATCTAATCCAGCTCTTCCACATGAATCAAAAAACAGGGGCTTTA includes the following:
- a CDS encoding response regulator, which codes for MESTKKLLLVTRSSEELEELQSDLTQVGYNVLRASDTPSVLRMIEHHSFDLIISQLQLSSENAIDLCWYIRTVSKQPLIPFVILSQTADKEIELNAYRAGVDIFLTPPISFRTLFIRMEAFLIRSKKMQRYFSRNSNGLFGLLRSIRLIDLIQLFHMNQKTGALWLSRDYERGLLFFRQGNLIFARLGTMEGLTAVFEMANWQEGFFNFDDQTEEPGENITLSTMEVILQIGTREDENGAGLSDTPQPVNKTKPTNQPS